The Triticum aestivum cultivar Chinese Spring chromosome 6D, IWGSC CS RefSeq v2.1, whole genome shotgun sequence genomic sequence CCTTTGCACGACTCTCTACCCTCCTTCGCCGCCGCCACTCCATCCCTTCGCCGCCGACCTTGCACATCAAAGCCGCCGCCCTCCATCGGACGATCCGTTTGAGGAGACGCCGCCGATCCCGTTTAGGACCCGTCGCCGATCACGTTCAGGATCCGGCGATGATCCCCTTCAGGAGCCGCACGCCGATCCCCAGATCTGGCGCTGATCCCTTTGAGGACCCGCCACGATCACGTCCAGGATCCGACGACGATCCCCTTCAGGAGCCACACGCCTATACCCTGAGCCGGCGCTGATCCCCGTTGAGGAGACGCCGACGAGATCATTGCAGATATAGGTATTATTTGAAGTTTATACACAGTTTATACACATATCATAAAGCTATCGCATGTTCAAATATTCTGAACTTATCTCTATTTAGTACCTGATAGTTGGGGGCTCctgaaaaataataattaaaatatcaAAGCACCACTTCTTCCCATAGGCATCACTCTGTATccacgtgatgtctactacacaaccttcttcttgtagacgttgttgggccttcaagtgcagaggtttgtaggacagtatccctcaaatggatgacctaaggtttatcaatccgtgggaggcgtaggatcaagatggtctctctcaaacaaccctgcaaccaaataacaaagagtctcttgtgtccccaacacaccgaatacaatggtaaattgtataggtacactagttcggcgaagagaaggtgatacaagtgcaatatggatgatagatataggtttttgtaatctgaaaaatataaaaacagcgaggtaactcatgataaaagtgagcacaaacgatattgcaatgcgttgaaacaaggcctagggttcatactttcactagtgcaagttctctcaacaataataacataattggatcatataactatccctcaacatgcaacaaagagtcactccaaagtcactaatagcggagaacaaacgaagagattattgtagggtacgaaaccacctcaaagttatcctttctgatcgatctattcaagagtccgtagtaaaataacacgaagctattctttccgttcgatctatcctagagttcgtactagaataacaccttaagacacatatcaactaaaaccctaatgtcacctagatactccaatgtcacctcaagtatccgtgggtatgattatacgatatgcatcacacaatctcagatccatctattcaaccaacacaaaaaacttcaaagagtgccccaaagtttctaccgaagagtcaagacgaaaacgtgtgccaatccctatgcataagttcacaatgttacggaacccgcaagttgatcaccaaaacatacatcaagtggatcacgtgaatatcccattgtcaccatagataagcacatgcaagacatacatcaagtattctcaaatccttaaagacttaatccgataagataacttcaaagggaaaactcaatccattacaagagagtagagggcgagaaacatcataagatccaactataatagcaaagctcgcgatacatcaaaatcgtgccgaatcaagaacacgaaagagagagatcaaacacatagctactggtacataccctcagccccgagggtgaactactccctcctcatcatggagagcgccaggatgatgaagatggccaccggcgagggattcccccctccggcagggtgccggaacagggtcccaattggtttttggtggctacagagccttgcggcggcggaactcccgatctaggttatgttccgggggtttatgtatttataggaatttttggcgtaggtctcacgtcaggggggtctccgagtcgtccacaaaataggggggcgcgcccagggggtaggtgcgtcccccaccctcgtggatggcccgagactcttctggcccaactcttttactccgggggcttcttttggtccataaaaaatcatcaaaaattagcacatcaattggactccatttggtattccttttctacaaaactcaaaaacaagaaaaaaacagaaactggcactgggctctaggttaataggttagtcccaaaaatcatataaaatagcatataaatgcatataaaacatcctagatggataatataatagcatggaacaataaaaaattatagatacgttgaagacatatCACTACGTTATGACAAAGAGACAGATGTCCATGACAGAAAGTAAAAACATGCTAAGAACCTATATTTATCGCACCAGAATGGAAAGGGTGCTAATATGACACAACACTCAATATATGCACTATTGTTCGTTGCAAAGATTGGTTCGTACATATTATTTCCATTGTTATACCATTTCCAATGAAACAATGATACATGTTTGCACACCTTCCGAAAGGCCTTTCCAGATCTATCACAAAATCTGCATCACTGTTTCACGTTTCCAGTTGCAAGTTGGGCAAAGGATCCAACAGTGTAGGTATGGCAATCAGTACCAAGTAGAACCTACAAACTATTGGTTAAATATGTACAGCAAAATCACACCTTCTAGTAATTAATATAGGTAGTAAAATACCTTGCCAGTTTGGGAGAAAAAACCATCGTCAAATATTTTACGCCAAATGACCACAGTTAATCTGAAAGCAACTTTTGAAAGAAATTAGAAACTATTCATCATGGTATATCCAGAATCAGTAGATAAAGACATGCTTACACAGTGTGATGCAAGAAAACACCATGGCCACACACAAAAAGAATTTATTAAACATATGTTGCCACCAAATTCTTAAAGATACTTCCAAATAAGCTCACTTCCAAAGAAAATATAACCCCCCCTCTTTCAAATATTCTTCACATATGGTAATTATTTTGGGACTATAGTAACCAATTCATCATCAAGTTTTATAAAAAATGGTTAATAAGTTCTTCGCTGTTCATATATCCCTCAGAATGGCTTTACCTTCCACCCCTTCCATGGTTGCATCAGTACTTTTTTCTTCAAATTCCTGTACAATAGGACTTCTCTTGAAATCAAATGGGCAGTACCAAATACGTAGTCAATCTAATAAAAAAGACTAGAAGAAATTTTAACATGGCAAGCACAGTACAGGATGTTTGCTGTGGTCCTGGTCCTTGTCTTCTGGAAATCCAGAAAATAACTGTGTCCTGTTCCTTGTCTTCTGAAAAGCAAGAAAAAAGGCAATGCGTTATTTTGCTACATACATCAAGCAATGGTCTTTTCGTGTCAGGGAGCTGCCATTACATAGGTACGTATGGGGAATTCAAAAAGCAAGGCAAGTGAACATCAACCAGAGGAGGACTTACCTACAGGTATATTTCACGCTATCAAAAATTCCTACACATGCGAGTCGTGCATTTCTGACAGTGACATGGTGTATACATAATGTGTTGTAGGCCATATGGGCGGGACATATGTAGACGAATACAAGGCAAGCATCATACCCGTGTTTGAACCATTAAGTTCTAAATATGTTTTCACAACATTGTTTAACCAGACAACCCAACTAGCTCCAGCTATACATCATTCTCGCATAATGATGCAACATTTCCTCCTTCAACTACGGTCACATCCGGTGTTATTCATGACATAGATCTACAAGGTAATCATATTGTACGTATTCCATAATCATTTGATGTCAGGTTctgtttttttctctgtcttttgggAATGTCCTGAATGACACCAGTAGCTGTCTTGAATGACACCATAGAAACTAGGCAAAAAGTGAAGAAGATCGCAAGAGAGAGCATAAAAATGCCTAGAGGAGAGCTGCTTATCAGAAGAAAAAAGATCTGCTTATCCAAAATGAAAATCTGCGTTCCCTTAATATATCAGGTAAGATATTTTTATGTTTCAAAAAAGATAGCATGTCCTCTGCTGCTCAAAGTCCGACTTTCCGATTACCTAGATATTCCTACGCTGCATGCATTACGAGGTTTAGAGGAGTGGTGCATGTCCCTCCCCGGACGAAGGAACACAGAGGTCTTAACTGGATATTTGAAAAAGAATATGTCAATTAGAACTCTAAATATCACGTCAATCAGAACAGTAAAATTTCATATCGCCTAGCTAGCCTGATGCATACCGAGTCATTTGATATGGCAAGTAAGCTAGCACTGTTAGGAGTTAAGTTGATATTAATGGTTCGACATTCATAAGAAGCTAACTCCGATTTTACCTGGGACTAGCACATAAACCAGACAATCATACTAAGTATCTATCTTATATCTCAAAATCCAATACACTACAAAATTTGAAGTCAAGAAGTAGAACGCTAAAAGAACTTCCTAAGGTAAACATAGAATCTGCATCTGGGCAGGCGAATGCTTTTGCCAACAAAGGAATGTTGTGTTGCTGCCAATAAATCGAATGCATTTGTCAATAAAAACATTTGACAAAGACGTATATTggtctctcccctctctccactatgcTCTCTTGATTCATGATTTATCTAACAGCAGCATGGGGTACCCCTCATCTGAATATACATGTGAGGACGGCAAACAAGCATTCGTTTGTCAGTAAGTAATAATTTGGTTAAGAACAAAACTCAAGGCAAGAGGAGTGCAGTTCAGAAAAAAATCAGATAACTGCAGGATAACGAAGCCTGCATCTCTACTACACCATGTGTGCATAAAGTTCAGCAGCCATTAAATCCCTAGCCGGAAACTAATGTGTGTCCCTAAACTTACATGTGGTAGTTTACTTCGGGATCGACTGAAATTGGCCTTTGATTTCAGGTAGCTGAAACTCAGGATGCACATTGAAACTTAGTTTTCCCAATAGACTGCTCAGCTTCCGTAGATGAAGGTTCTCCATCATTAGCCTTGTTCTCATAATCATATTTGCCTGATTCTTGCCTTTAATCTTGAACTACAGAAACCTGTAATGTAGATATACTCAGTACATACTGACTGACAAGGTATCAGGAAATAGAGTAGAATACCAGAGTTTCAGACGTAAATATTGTCACCAACAGTGATTCAATTTGTCAGTACAAGCATATCATGAAAAGGGGAAACGACAAGCGAATACAATGAGCCTGTACTTCTACACTAAGTGAACGCATGTCCAAAACTGAACTCAATATAAGGTGTCCATGGCCAATGATAACTTGAAGATTATCAATAATATTTGAACCAAGATAAACCAGTGATAGGCAAGGACTTTCAATACTGGTGTTAAATGGTCAAAGAAACTTGCTGATGATTCACTAAAGAAATAACTAAGGTGCTATCTAGCAGTATAGCTTACAAGTTAGTGTAAACTAAAATTTGACAGTAGCAGATTATATTATATGCTTATGAATAACTAACACTTGTAGGAATAACTAATACAAATTTAGTACTATGGAAAACAGCACAGCTCAAAAAAAAATATACGAAATGAATTCAAAAGATTTTGTGGatcgaatttctttgtcatccccAGGGAAGTTGCTCTGCTGATATAAACAAAGATAATCGAATGCAAACACTATCTTTCCTTTTACACAGGGTAGATGAGATGCCTAGAACCTAACAAATCATTCGCTATAAACAGAAGTAAAATCTTAATCGTACAATTGTGAAGAAATGAGGACAATTGGCTCAATCACAAATGTGATAGTCCAGTGAAGCTGGCATTGCACACCAGTTAGTGCATGAGCAAGCACAAACCACTTGAGCGTATATCAAAGttccaagaaagaaagaaaaaattagGGACAAAAAACTTCAGCACATGTACCACGGCTTTGATTTCTTCTAGTCACATAAAGCATTTTTCAGTAGATGTTTAATACAGGCGAAACGACACTAAAAAGGCACAATACACATGGGCATTTTAATACATCAATTCTTGGATAGCATGAGCACGCATGTGCAGATTATATCCATTGCTTCACTGAAATATCATCCAGAAAACTAATTGAGAGGAAGGGCAGCCATGCCGGCAGCAACATAAACATTCGAGCATTTTCTTACTAGCACTTTGCAGAGATTTGGTACTACTAACTATACCTGTATCATAGTTCCAAGCTAACAAATGCTTCTACATTTAACTCTAAAACCTATAACAGACAAAAAGACAGAGGGAAGTTACAGAAATATCATTAGTTGCATCCTCATCCTCTTACTTTTCTGCCAACAAACTATAGCTGAATCCCTTGACAAAATCATTCTCTTCACAGATGAAGACATACACCATCTACTCCAACAAAACCCAAACCTGGCCAGCAGGATAACACATGTAAAACAGAAAAATCTTCACATTTAGCAGAGCAATGCGCAAGAGCAAATCTGCTTCCCCTGCCGAGCACCAACGCGAACCAGAATGAAACCCCTAGAGTTACCGAGCCTAAGGCTATGTCAggcgggaagggggggggggggggtgttaggtGGCACTCACAGCTGCACGCCTCGAGTAGCTTGTCGCGCTCGACCTCGGTCCAGCTCCGGCTACTTCACCGCCGACTGGGAGGGCCTCGCCATGAAGATCAACAGCGCTGCTCGGCTGAGGTAAGCAGACCTTGCCCGACGATATGAGGATGCCGTCCCTCCTTCTAGCCTCACCACACCGCTGTGCCTGAGGTCAGCAACCAGATTCGGATCGGCCAGCTACGTGGCCGGCGGGAACGGATGACGGGGAGCCCTTCTACACCTCCCCGCCGGATCCGCCTGCCCTTCGTGCCAGATGTACGGGCGAAGCCCTGTCAGCGAGAGGTGGTGGTGAGCATGGCGGCGATCGGAGGCGGCGGTGAGTACAGGCGATCTATGGTAGTCCTTTCGA encodes the following:
- the LOC123145205 gene encoding uncharacterized protein isoform X1 — its product is MCILSFSYLKSKANFSRSRSKLPHKTRNRTQLFSGFPEDKDQDHSKHPEFEEKSTDATMEGVEVAFRLTVVIWRKIFDDGFFSQTGKVLLGTDCHTYTVGSFAQLATGNVKQ
- the LOC123145205 gene encoding uncharacterized protein isoform X2 translates to MCILSFSYLKSKANFSRSRSKLPHTRNRTQLFSGFPEDKDQDHSKHPEFEEKSTDATMEGVEVAFRLTVVIWRKIFDDGFFSQTGKVLLGTDCHTYTVGSFAQLATGNVKQ